Genomic segment of Fibrobacter succinogenes:
TTGTGTAATCGTTTGCTTTGGCGCCATCCTTCACGTACCAGCTGCCATCCATGTAAGGGAGAATGTCGAGTGTGTATTGCTGTTGCCCTTTGCCTAATGCAATTTCCTCACAAGTTTCTTGTGTGCGTGTGTAGCCGGAGTAACCGTAATAAAAGTCTTCGTTTGCTATAGCGGCAAGGCGTTTCCCAAGATTGCGGGCGTATGTCTTTCCGTTGCTAGTCAAGTGCCCGGTGGGGCCTGTGTTGTCGGTACGTTCACTGTGACGGATGATGAACACTGCTTTTTCGTTGGGCTTGAGGCTTGCGTAGACTTCGGCAATATCGGTGAAACCGTCGGCTTCTTGCGGGGTGGCGATGCGCCATGTGCCGCTGTCGAAGATGTAATACGTGTCGTGATTCACGCGGCCTTCGCGGACTTCCTTGTCGTATGCACCGGGGCCGAATCCTGCGGTGTCTTTTTCGATAGGCTGTGCAATGCGCCATTCCTTGGAATTTGCATCGCAAATGAATCGGACTCTAGAATGGTCGGCATGCTCGTAATCGTTGGCGAATAGTGCGCTTTGCCCTTGATTCACGTACGTGACTTGTCCTGCGTTTGCGTCAGAACAGGGCTCGAATCCGTATGCGACGGGAATAAATGCGCGTATGTACTTTTCAAAGTTAGGGATTGCTGAGACGCCCCAAGATGACACGTTGTTGCGAATGTCATTGTATTTCCAGAGCGTGTCGAGGCCTACAACCCAGTCTGCAATTTTGATTTTCCAATTTGGATCGTTCCAAACGCCGTCTCCCTTGATGTCTTCGGCAAGGTTATTCGCGAGGCTCATCATTTCGGTTTCGCTACGGTCTCCTTGCAACATGACTGAAATGGCAAACAATGCAGCGCTGTACTCGCTATTGCCGAACATGTCCAAATCTTCGGCAACGGGCTTGTCTGTGCGGCCATCAGTGAAGTACGGTTGCAAATAAAATTGGACCGTGTCAATCCCGAAAGCTGCAAAAATTTCGCGTTCCGCTTGAGCCTTTGCTTCGTTGAATTCGATGTGGTTCATTGCGAGCTGCTCGATGCGCGGAATTTCCAATTGCGTGAGAATGTTCACGTTGACGGAATTGCGAACGCGAATTGGAGTTGTGCCGGCGCCTTCGACGGAGCTTGCGACTTTGGTCAATGCCGACAGCGTCACGGGATTTGCAGAAGAACCTCCGGTTACCATATTTCTGTAGAATCCCGTTGCAGAAATTTTTACGTAGTTCGAGTTTGTGCTGACGCTTTCTAGCGTGTAATGTCCATCGTTAGTTTGCACGCAGGTGCTTGCGGAATGACCATTTCCATCGGCCCTGAAAAAATTCATTTCGCTAGCTTCATTTAGTACAACAGAAGTTCCGAAGATGAAAGGACCGTTTTGTACGACTCCGGGAATGGTGTCGCGTTGTAAGCCGCTATACCGAACTGTATCTACATTCAAATGAGGCTGATGTGCAATTTTGTCGACAGCATGTAAAAATCCGTCGCTACAGGTAATGCTAAAATCTGTGGAGTCCGCAGCGCTACGCCACGTGCCCTTTATGCAAAGGTGCGGCATGTTTTCGTTCTGTACAAAGAACGCGCGGCCTTCGCGGCTCGCATCGCAAACAGGCAAGTTGGCTGCGCTCGTAACGGTCAAAGTATCGAGAAGAGAAATCGGCTGATCCAGGTTGAAGTCGTCATCGCCGGTAGCGGGGTTCCCATCAGAACTGCAGCCGGCAACCAACAACGCCGACATCGCAGCAAAGCCAATCGCTGTTAAACCAAATTTCTTCATTCCATATACCTGTTGCGTTGGGGAATTTTGTCATTCTGGAGACCCATAGGCCGATAGGATCCAGTGAATAGATATTCTATAGAAAGATAATTATTGTATAAATAATTTCAAATGAAACAGTTGAGTTTTGAACGTTAAATAGTTGTGTTTTTGGGAAATTACGGAATATGAAAATATTTATATACAATTGAAATGTGTATGAAAAAATTATTATCTTATCGCAAAAATATTATGTTCACAAATAAAACAAGGAGAATTTATTATGGCTGAACTGAAACCTTTAAAAACCGTAAAAAAAATTGAAAAGGTTGAAAAATTAGATGCAGTTGGAGAGCAAATTGCATTTTTGAGAAAATTGGCTACGGATAAAAACTTGGTGAAAAAGTTTGTAGTTGAGCCGGAAAAAATTGCTCGTGAAAATGGAATTGAAAAACTTGATACTGACGTTGCCAAGGCTGTTTTGGATAATGTCGTTGCTAATATTCCGTTCACAGAAAAAGCTCGTGCCATTATTGGCGAAAAGAATATTAAATTAGCAGAAAAGCTGAAAACTGATTGTTGCTGTATATTGAACGATATTGAAAGATTTGTAGAATATGTAAAAATTGCTTTTGGTACCGGTGCGGCTCAGACTTCAATGATAAAAGCCGGTAAATTTGATGAACGCGTAATAAGTCGCTCTTCTATCAATAAGGTGACAAAGTTTAAATAAATGAATGTAGAACAAGTAAATCAGCATTTGATTGGTGAAGATCTTGTATACCATTATTATCGTATGCAATCGGAACCAATTCGATATCTAAGTTTAGGTATTGAAATTACAGATAAATGTAATGCTAAATGTGGAATATGTTATCAATCTGCAGGAATCCACAATAGTTGTGTTATTGATGTAAATGTTGCAAAAAAATGTATTCGTGAAGCGGCTTCAAGTTCCTGTATGGGATCTCGTTTTCATGCTGTGGGTGGTGAGGCTTTTCTATATCCTGATGTACTTTTCCCATTGTTTGAAGAAGCTAAAGCATCCGGTTTTACAGAAATATCTGCGACTACGAATTGCTTTTGGGCAAAAACGGAAAAAAATGCAGATGCCATATGCGCAAGAATGAAAAATTCTGGCGTGACACTCCTTGAAATATCATGGGATTTTTGGCATGCTCAGCATAACTCTGCTGAATGTATTAACAACTGCTTGATATATTGCCGAAAATATGGTATCCGCACTAATCTTCGTTTTCTAACAACGAAAAGTCATAGCATTGAAGAAGCCTTAAAAATGTTAGATCCATTCGCCGTGCGTCATGCATGTCAGATTTCTTCAAGTAATGTAACGCCTTCTGGAAGAGCTGTTGAGGTACTACCAAGAGAGGAATTTTACGGTGATGCTCACGGAATTGATGGTATGTGTGCCGATGGCTTGGTGCTTACGATCAACAGTTATGGTGAAGCTTATCCTTGCTGTGCAGGTTTTGATACTTGCCGTGATTGTAACTTTGGTAATATCAATGATTCCTCTATCATCGATATTATGGACAACATGAATTCAGATCCCATGCTAAGGCAGCTCGTTTTTCTAGGACCAAAATCTTACTATAAGATTTTAACGGATTGTGGTTGCAATGTTCCTGAAGAAAATCGATTTGTTAGTCGTTGTGACTTTTGCCATTTCATTTTTTCTAATGAAAACAGGACTAACATTATAAGGACGCATTTTGAAAAGCTTCAACAAGAATCTATAGAAAAAGCTATTGCTGTATTAGAAAAAAAATTATCTACAAAGGGGTCAAAGAATGAATAAGGTGGAACAGGCGCTTGTTGATTCTATGGAACAGGTGCTGCTTTATTTGAAAATGAATGATTCCAATTCTGAATTTACTTTAGGAACTGATAATCTTATTAATTGGTTTAAAAAATTAGATAGTCGTTTAGAAAAAAAATATGAAGAAATAGGGCGAGAAAATTTTTTAAACATAGGTAATCGAAATGTGGAAATCTATGGAGAAGATTTTTTTTCTAATAAAGACGAACTGAAAAAAATTTTAATAGGGATAAAGGATAGCCACTTTTCACCTGGAATAAAACTAAAATTGGGCTATTTTGTCGAAAATTTTTCTACAGTATTGGATTGGAAAATCGAACAACTAATTAGTCACGTTATTGTTGTTATTAATGATACTGAGTGTCCTATTGACAAAGAAAAATTAGATCGCTTGTTCTGCGATATGATTCCTTATTATTCAGGCTTTAATATAATAGGATCCTACGATGCTCTTATGCATTATGGCTTGTTTTCGATGAAATCTGTGTGCAGTGCTCATTTGGAACTAAGCGTGGTTGACGAAGAGATTGAACGTTTGTATCCAAATTGTGAAAAGCCCTGTGTGAACAGAATTTCGACAATTGTTTATTCTGATGGGTATGTGTATCCTTGTGAAGGTCTTGTTGGCTTGAAAAATGCGGCCATCGACAAGATCAATGCTAGTTCTGATGAAATGAAAATTTTTGAAGAACGTCGCAAGCCACTTTTGGAGTGGTATAAGGATGGACCCAAATTAGAAAATGAAGATATAATTGTTGAAAGCGATGAATTGCCGTATTATTGTAGAAAGCACCGCGCTCAATTAATCGAACAGTCTAAGGGAAACTGTTTTTAGTTATTTCTTGATTTTATCCAATAATCTTTTTGCAGGGAATCCAACAAGTTGGAATCCCTTTTCCCATATAAAGTCTTTTATGCGCTCGGAGCGTGTCTCGTTGCATTTCGGGAGCCAGCTTGCGTCAAAGTCTGCATCAAGGCCTGCTTTTAATACGAGGGCAGTGTAGTCCTTGTTGAGCGCGTCGTAGGCGTGGTGGCGTACGAAGTGTTTCTTTTCTTCGTAGTTGAAACGGCGCTCCAAAAGTTTGCGCTTCATGAATCCGGCGCCTTGCTGGGTCAGCTCGTCATAAGCAAAGAACACAGGGCGTTCCGTGTGGTAAAGCGATTCCATGACGACTTCGGCTTCGGTGAATTTTTTGCTCAAGCCGACTTCGAGTTTGCGCGTGACTTCGTAGAAGTCTGTTTGCTCGGGTGTTTCGAAAATGTGCAAGAAGAACACGCCGAGTGCGGCGGGCTTCATGTACAAAAAGAACGATTGCAAATGCGGTGCAAATTCATCGTTGCTTGTGAGCGAAACGACGTCGGCGGGGCTGTTTTCAGCGCGTTCGAAGAATTCTTTGAATTTGTTCTGATAATAAACGATGGAATCGTTGATGAGCAGCAAGCGTTCCACGTCACGTGTAATAATGCCTGGAACGTAGTTGCCGGCAGCATCGGTGCGGTTCGCCTGCAGTTGCAAATAACGCCGCCACATGCCAAAGTCAAAACCGCGATTTTCGGTGAGGAAAAGCTCGATGTGGTTTTCCTTCAGAAAATCGTAGGTGTCGCTCGAAAGCGTTCGGCGATTCGTGAGGAGAACGACCTTGAAGTCGGTCTCGGCGAGATGCTTGAGCGCAAAACGGACATAGCCGGGGAGGTCTTCCCCGGTTTGGTAACTGGCATAGAGGGCGACTTTATTGCATGCGTCCATCAGCTATCTTCCTCTGCGGCCTCCGCGGCTGCTGCGTCCGCGACCTTTTTCGCTAGATCTGCGGCCACGTCTTGCTTCGCGCGGTTCGCTGGCTACATGGAATCCTTCTCCGAAATCACGGGAATCGCGACCTCCGCGCTTTTCAGAACCGTGTTTTCCGCGCTTGTCGAAACGGCGATCTTCACGGCTATCGCGAGAGTCTCGGAAATCGTCGCGGCCCTTGCGGAGTCCCTTATGACCGCGGGCATCGCGACCGGTGCGTTCAAAGATTGGACCGTCAAAATCCTGACGCCCACGGCGACCGCCAGAAATGTATTCCGGTTCGTCGAATTCGTCATCGTCATCTGGCTGGCTCACATAGCCGAGTGCTTCGGCGGCTGCGGCGCGGTCTGCGCGTTCATTGAAATTGCGAATGTCGCGTTCGGTATCTTCGCGGCTGCGGCGTTTCTTCGGTTCAGGGCTCAGCTTTTCTGTGATGCTGAAGTCTGCCTGGCCGCGCAACGGGTCCACGCGCAACAACTGCACCATCACCTTGTCGCCACGGCGGAAGGTGCGACCGCTACGCTTTCCGTAAGCAAGGCCTTGGTCCGGATTGAATACGTAGAAGTCGTCGCCCGTGATATCGCGGTAACGCACAAGACCTTCTGCAATCGGATCGTCGATGGAAACGTAAATGCCCCATTCTTCGATGCCCGTTACATTTGCTTCGAAGCTATCGCCAATGCGGCTCTTCAAAATCCAGCAGCTGCACACCTTGATGGCGATGCGTTCTACCTTCATGTTCTTGATTTCGTTTGCCGAAATCAAGTCGCAAACTTCAATCACGCTGTTCACGCGTTCGGCATCGATTTCCTTGCCCTTGCGCGCCAGTTCACGATGGCACCAAAGGTCTGCGTAACGGCGGATCGGCGAGGTGAAGTGGCTGTAATCTTGCCAGTTCAAGGCGAAGTGCCCAAAGCTGTTGCTATCGTAATGAGCCTTCTGCATACTGCGCAAAATGCGGTTCGTGAGCGTTTCGTCACCCTGGGCGCGCTTCACCAAATGTTCGTACAGCTTGAATGCTGTCGGGTTCAAGTTCGTATCGCCGCTGCGCGGCTTGCCTAAATCACGCAACATCACCGGAGCATCCTTGAACAGATCCGGGTACATGTAGTACAGTTCCATGATGTCCTTGGTGTCCGGCGCTTCATGGATACGGTAAATGCCTTGCAGCTTGCGCTGCTTGAGTTCCTTGGCGCAGCAGTTGTTTGCAATAAGCATGCATTCTTCGACCCAGGAATTCGATTCATCGTGTTCGCGCGGTACAATTTTGACCGGTTCGCCATTCTCGTCGAACTTGCAGCCATATTCCGTTGTCTGGAATTCGAGCAAACCTTCCTTGGTGCGGTTCTGCTTGAGGAGCGCTGTGACTTCGGCAAGAGCCTTGATGGAGTCGTCGCCAGCTTCCATCATCTGCACGGCCTGCTGGTACGTGATTCCCTTCGTAATTTTTACGACACTGCGGTGGAAATCCCAAGAGAGCACATTGGCGTGCTTGTCCAGTTCCATCATGCAAGTGAATGCGCAACGGTCCACGCCTTCGTGCAAACTGCAAACACCGCTGGAAAGCTTTTCCGGGAGCATCGGCACTGCCGTCCACGGCAAATATTGCGTATAACTTCTTTCGAGCGCTTCTTCGTCGAGGTCAGATCCTTCGGGCACATAGTAGCTCACGTCGGCAATATGCACGCCGAGCTTGTAGCCGCCATTTGCTGTGCGTTCCACGCTAATGGCATCGTCGTGGTCCATGGCGCCTTCGGGGTCGATGCAAAGAATGTCGAGATTGCGGTAATCGACGCGACCCTTGAAATCCTTTTCGGTCGGATCCGAAATAGATGCTACGTATTTTTCAATAGCTGGGCTGAAACCTTTGGGAAGATTGCTTTCTTCCATAAACTGCTTTTTAACTTCATCCCAACTTACGTTGTTCAACTCAGCGGAACGGTCCACCTTCGCCAAATAGCTATGCTTGAGCTTCGGATGCGGATAAAGCGTAAAGCTAATCGTCTCGCCTTCCTTGCCCGGAGCCTGCCTGCGGTGGCACATTTCATAGACTTTGCCCGTATCGAGTTCGGTTACTTCCCAGTCTTCGTCACCGGTCTGGTGCAGAATGCCGCGCTTCACGCGTGTGCCGGAATCCTTTTCGGTCTGACGGCGGCTGCGAGCGCCCGGACGGCGGTTGTCTTCGACGCCCTGTTCCGCAAGTTTCTTGCGGCGCTTTTCACGCTTGTCTTCGAGCGGTTCACCATCGCCCAATTGATATTCCTTGTGCGCAGAACGCTTTAAAACACCACGCTCAATCATGTCGGCGAGGAGCTGCTTAAAAGCCATTTTCTGTTTTTTCGGGAGGCCGAGAGCGCTACGGAGCTGGCTCCCTACCATGGGTTCGTCACGAAGGATTGCAATAATTTGTTCTTCGCTCGGTAATTCTTTAGCCATAATTAAACCTCCTTGTTTTCAGTTGCCGCGCTTTCTGTTGCATTTTCTGCAGCTTTGGCGGCGGCAAGTTCCGCCTGCTTGTACGGCATGACGGATTCAATCAAATCGTGTGTTTCGTCGCGGAGTTCTGCCATCGGTTTTTCAGCGTAATCTTCGTAACGGATAAGCGGATGAATAATCATCTTCACTTCGCCAGAATAGACCGCCCACTTGACCTTCGGGAGGATCTTTCCAGTGTTAATAAATGTAACAGGTAAAATGGAAAAATGCTGTTCTTTTGCCAAGCGGAAAATTCCATTTTGGAACTTGAACATGTGCCCGTCTTCGCTGCGGTGGCCTTCGGGGAATACGGCAATGTTGTAGTTTTGTTCGAAACGTTTTTTGAGGTGCTTACCAAGACCTGCGTTCATGCGAGGATTCTTGTGGATTGGGATACTTCCGGTGCGGTCCAAAACCCAGCCAAATACAGGAGCTTTCCAGAGACTTGCCTTTGCCATGAATGCCGCCGGCGTAATGGAATGCCAAATAACGTTGATGTCCAAAAAGCTCTGGTGGTTTGCGACAATGACATAGCCCTTTTCGTTCGGGATGTTTTCGGCCCCTTCAACGGAAACCTTGATTCCGAAAATCTTGAAAATGATATTCCTGAAGGCAAAAGTGCAAACTTTGGTGCAATCTTCCCAATGGCCGCGGAGACCGCAGTAAAGGGTGTACGGGATACCCGCGATGAGCATAATGCCAAAGACAACGACATAGTAAAGTAAAGCAAGAATAGCGCGCATGGTCTCTTTCTTTTTGATGTGAATTTTTGACCTACCCAATATAAATAGGTCCCCATGGGCTTAATGTATATTTTTTGCGCCGATTGAAACAGTTGTTTTTATTACATGCGTGTAAATATGCGCTTGTCATTACCGATTTAATTGAGAATCTCCTATTTCCTTGAGAAAAAACTATATTCCTCAACGTAAAACATGGAGTTTTAAATTATGGAAATTAAATGGCTTAATCCCGATGCTAAGTTTGACCGTCTTGTTTTGGCGGGTGATATCGGTGGTACGAATACGAATCTTGGTCTTGTTGGCTACAAAGATGGCAAGTTTACGCTCATTCTCGAAACCGTTTGCCCGAGCCAGTGCATTGAAGGGCTCGATACCCCGATCCGCGAAACGCTCAAGGCTGCTATCGAAAACCGCGCCGATTTGAAGCCGTCCCACATCTGCATCAGTGCAGCAGGCCCCGTTGCTAACAACAAGTGCGTCATGACGAACCTCCCGTGGTGCGTTGACGGCGATGCCATCACCAATGCAACCGGTATCCCGACGCTCGTGATTAACGACTTTATGGCCATTAGCTATGGCATCCCGACTCTGGATGTCGATGACCCGAATCAGATTCTCAAGTTCAAGCATACCGACGGAAGTGAACCGAAGCCGCAGGCTACAACGAAGGCCGTGATTGGCCCAGGTACCGGCATGGGCGTTGGCTTCCTCGCATTTGACGGCGAAAAGTACATCCCGGCTTGCTCCGAAGGTGGCCATTCTACGTTCGCCCCGTTCGACAAGGAATCCCAGGACTTCCGCGACTACATGGAAAAGCGCATCGGCACCGTGCCGGGCGTCGAACCGCTCGTCTCTGGCATGGGCCTTGCTCACCTCTATGAATGGTGGCGCGACACCAAGGGCGTTCCGCAGAATGAAGCCTTCAAGAAAATTGAAGAAACCGATTGGCATGACCGCCCGAAGTACATCAGCCGCGCAAGCGACACCGATCCGGTCGCTGCCGAAATGATGCGCATGTTCGTGAAGATGCTTGCCCGCTTCGCCAGCGACGCCTGCACGTTGTTCCTCCCGCTGGGTGGTTTCTACCTCGCCGGTGGTACGGTGCAGAAAGACCTCCGCTGGCTTGAACGCGATAACTTGTTCATGACCTGGTTCGAAAAGAACTACAATCCGAACATCCGCCCGCTCTTGAACAAGATCCCGGTGTACCTCATCAAGGATTACAGCATTAGTTTGTACGGTGCTGCTAATGCAAGTTTGAATTTGCAGAAGTAAAAGCTGCTGGAACCGCGGCGGAGGCGAATGTAAATGCGAATGCGCCGAAGTCGATTGGTCTAGAGCTTTGTTAATCCCGGCTGCAAAGGCTGGGATTTTTTTTGTTCGTGAGGGAGATTTCTTTTTCAGCGCAACGGCCTTGGCCTATTACACGAACTCGATTACGAGCTGCTTGCCGAGGGCATGCGCCAGTTTGTAGAGCGTCTCGATGGATGGCGAGCCTTTTGGAGTCTCAAAACGTTGGTAAGCCTGCGGGGTGATGTTTGCGCGACGCGCCACCTCGCTTTTCTTTTGGCCCCTGCGGGCTTCGAATAGTTTATACGCAATTTCAATCCGCGGGGAAAGTTCGACCGGGTAGAGGCCCTTGTCGGTGTCGGGCATTGTCTTAGGGAGAATCATCGTATTGCCAAGATCCAGGTCGCATTCCATCGCACCGTCCAGCGCGTCCTTCGCCTGCCTGAGAGCCTCCTCCTGCGTGTCGCCGAATGCGTTCACGTTGGGCAGGTCGGGGAACGAAACTACGAAGCCCATGTCCTTGTCTTTCTCTATTTTCGCTGCGTAATTCATGGATGCCTCTACTGGTCAAATTGTTTCAAGATGCGCTTGAGATAGACGCCTTCTATCTCGTGCTTGTTTCGTTGTATGGGAACGGGTCGCTTGCCTTGCTTCACGAATATGTGGTGATCGCCGCTGATTCGCCCTAATTCCCAGCCTCTTTTTTTTGCGTAGTCACAGATTTCTTTAAACTTCATTGTTTAAATTACAATATATTTGTTTATTTGTCAATATATAGATTTATAAAATAGAGCGCAAAAGCTCTATTTTCACCCTTTTTTCACCAATATTTGGATGTCGAGCAGCTTTTCCCAGTCTGCTTTGGTGCGCTTTTCGCGGGGGATGCTCCAGAAGTTATTCCAGATTTCGTTGTTGAGAGAATCGATTTCGGCGGCTTGGGCGTCGGTGACGGTGCCATTGGCGGTGCTGTACATTTTGTGCTCCTTTCTGCGTACAAGCTTTATAAACGCAGATGTTTTAAACGACTATTTAAAACTACACTTTTGTGCACTATTCGTCAAGAGGTAAGATTGACTTTTTTTCAAATGCGTCGAAAGTCAATATTTTTTTCACGATGACACTTTACTGACAGCATAAAAAATTATATTCATGAAGAGCATTTTATATACACAAGCGATATTGTTTTTATGCCTATAACAAATGTTGCGAGAGTTTCTGTTTGGAATGAAGCCAAAGGTTTTGGCTTTGCTGAGGCTAATGGGAAAAAATATTTTGTTCACCGAAGTGCTTTAGGTCCAATTTCGCGTAACCCTAAAGTCGGCGATACAATTGTTGTGACGAAATTTGAAGAAACACCGAAAGGTCCTCGTATAACATCAGGTGTGCTGGAAGGGGTTCCGTTAAAGCAGTTTCATGAAAAGCGGACTGCGTACGTGCCAGGCTATTATCGCAAGCGTAAGCTGAAGTTTGCTTTAGCAATTTTCTTAATTGCGATTCCGGCAATGTTGTTTACATATTGCCAGGAACATTCATTCGGTCAAAAAACATCTCAATCTGCAATTGTTCCTACCCCTAAAAATGTAAATCGTGGAACCGAATCCAGATTCCATTGCGATGGACGTACACATTGCAGCCAAATGAATAGTTATGAAGAAGCATTATTCTTTTTAAGAAATTGCCCTGGAGTTCAAATGGATGGCGACGGTGACGGCAAACCCTGTGAACGCCAGTTTGGAAAGTAGAGATTTTATGCCTAATCTTTTTACGGAAGCGACGCGCGTTCAGCTGACTGCGATTCAGCATTTGGCTCGCATCGGCTATACGTATTTGGGAAAAATTTCGGAGTCTGGCGCAACGCCGGCAATTCCATACGACCCAGAGACGAACATTCTTGTAGATATTTTTGCGGAGCAGTTCAAGAAGCTGAATCCGGCAGCGACTGTTTCTGCGCAGAGCGTGCTTTCGGACATTCAGAAGGAACTGGATGACGACGATTTGGGCCAGCAGTTCTACAGGCGCCTTACCAGCTATTCTCCACTTCGCCTAGTTGATTTTGAACATCCGGAAAACAACACGTACCATTGCACGGCGGAATTCACTTGCAAGAATGGCGATGAAAGTTTCCGCCCCGACATTACGTTGTTCGTCAACGGGCTTCCGCTCGTGTTTATCGAGGTCAAGAAGCCGAACAACGTAGGCGGCATGGTGGCCGAAAGCAAGCGGATGAACGACGAACGCTTCCCGAAGAAAAAGTTCCGCCGCTTTATCAACATCACGCAGTTGATGATTTTCTCCAACAACATGGAATACGATGCCAAGGGCGGTGTTGTCCCGATTGAAGGCGTATTCTATTGCACAACTGCGAAAAACGAAGCGCGTTTCAACTGCTTCAGGGAAGAGAACCCCAAGCGTGCGGCAATCGCGCCGTTCCACGCCAATTATCCTTATCTACCAATTCCTGCGGATCTCGAAAAGAGAGTCCTGATGGATTTCAATGTTCCGGTCTTGAAAGAGAATCCGGAATACAAGACGAATCTCGATATCAACACGCCCACGAACCGCGTGCTTACTTCTATGGTGAGCCCGGAGCGTTTGCTCTTTTTGCTCAAGTACGGCATCGCTTACTTGCATGTCGAAAAAGAGAAGGATGGCCAAATCGAGAGCCGCCATGAAAAGCACATCATGCGTTACCAGCAATTTTTTGCGGCCATGATTATCCGTGAAAAACTGGCAGCGGGTGCGACATCCGGCATTGTGTGGCATACGCAGGGTTCGGGCAAGACGGCACTTTCGTACCACTTGAGCAAAGTCCTCAAGGATTATTACGCCAAGCAGAACAAAGTCGCGAAATTCTACTTTATTGTGGACCGCCTGGATTTGCTGGAGCAGGCAACCGAAGAATTGAGCAACCGCGGCCTCAAGGTGACAACGGCAAATTCCCGCACGGAACTCATGGAACAGTTCCGCACACAGCAGGCCTTGCAGGGCAACGCCGGTGTCGATGAAATTACCGTGGTGAACATCCAGAAGTTTGAAAATGACACCGAGAAAGTGGAAATCCCGAATTACGCCACGAATTTGCAACGCGTGTTCATTATGGACGAAGCGCATCGCGGCTACAAACCGGGCGGATGTTTCCTTTCGAACCTTTTCAATGCCGACAAGAACGCCATCAAGATTGCACTTACCGGCACACCGCTCATCGGGAGCGAAAAGGCGA
This window contains:
- a CDS encoding type II toxin-antitoxin system HicA family toxin, which translates into the protein MKFKEICDYAKKRGWELGRISGDHHIFVKQGKRPVPIQRNKHEIEGVYLKRILKQFDQ
- a CDS encoding excalibur calcium-binding domain-containing protein; the protein is MPITNVARVSVWNEAKGFGFAEANGKKYFVHRSALGPISRNPKVGDTIVVTKFEETPKGPRITSGVLEGVPLKQFHEKRTAYVPGYYRKRKLKFALAIFLIAIPAMLFTYCQEHSFGQKTSQSAIVPTPKNVNRGTESRFHCDGRTHCSQMNSYEEALFFLRNCPGVQMDGDGDGKPCERQFGK
- a CDS encoding type II toxin-antitoxin system HicB family antitoxin, which encodes MNYAAKIEKDKDMGFVVSFPDLPNVNAFGDTQEEALRQAKDALDGAMECDLDLGNTMILPKTMPDTDKGLYPVELSPRIEIAYKLFEARRGQKKSEVARRANITPQAYQRFETPKGSPSIETLYKLAHALGKQLVIEFV